A part of Aegilops tauschii subsp. strangulata cultivar AL8/78 chromosome 2, Aet v6.0, whole genome shotgun sequence genomic DNA contains:
- the LOC141041482 gene encoding syn-copalyl diphosphate synthase, chloroplastic-like → MVAASSSSSPSQHPIKNKASTRVNTRGRNKETQRRPRMLTFTAALRHVPVLDQPTAEPWRRLSLHLHSQRRPCGLVLISKSPSYPEVDLGEWKVDEYRQRMDEPSEMRQMIDAIRTALASLGDDETSMSVSAYDTALVALVKNLDGGDGPQFPSCIDWIVQNQLPDGSWGDPAFFMVQDRMISTLACVVAVKSWNIDSDNLCDRGVLFIKENMSRLVEEEQDWMPCGFEINFPALLEKAKDLDLDIPYDDPVLEEIYAKRNLKLSKIPLDVLHAIPTTLLFSVEGMVDLPLDWETLLRLRCPDGSFHSSPAATAAALSHTGDKECHAFLDRLIQKFEGGVPCSHSMDTFEQLWVVDRLMRLGISRHFTSEIQQCLEFIYRRWTQKGLAHNMHCPIPDIDDTAMGFRLLRQHGYDITPSVFKHFEKDGKFVCFPMETNHASVTPMHNTYRASQFMFPGDDDVLARAGRYCREFLQERQSSNKLYDKWIITKDLPGEVGYTLNFPWKASLPRIETRMYLDQYGGNNDVWIAKVLYRMNLVSNDLYLKMAKADFREYQRLSRIEWNGLRKWYFRNHLQRYGATPKSALKAYFLASANIFEPGRAAERLAWARMAVLAEAVTTHFRHIGGPCYSTENLEELIDLVSFDDVSGGLREAWKQWLMAWTAKESHGSVDGDTALLFVRTIEICSGRIVSAEQKLNLWHYSQLEQLTSSICHKLATIGLSQNEASMENTEDLHRQVDLEMQELSWRVHQGCHGINRETRQTFLNVVKSFYYSAHCSPETVDSHIAKVIFQDVI, encoded by the exons ATGGTGGCGGCAAGTAGTAGCTCATCACCGAGCCAACATCCCATCAAAAATAAAGCATCCACAAGGGTTAACACAAGAGGGAGAAACAAAGAGACACAGAGAAGGCCGAGGATGCTGACATTCACTGCTGCACTCCGGCATGTTCCAGTGCTCGACCAGCCGACGGCCGAGCCATGGCGGCGACTTTCCCTGCACCTGCACTCTCAGCGTCGACCATGTG GGTTGGTGCTAATTAGCAAATCCCCATCCTATCCGGAGGTAGATTTGGGTGAATGGAAAGTTGATGAGTACAGACAACGCATG GATGAACCGAGCGAGATGCGACAGATGATCGATGCCATAAGAACGGCCCTGGCGTCATTGGGTGATGATGAGACGTCAATGAGTGTTTCAGCCTACGACACAGCGTTGGTCGCCCTTGTCAAGAACCTTGACGGAGGCGATGGACCGCAATTTCCCTCATGCATCGACTGGATTGTTCAAAATCAACTACCAGATGGTTCGTGGGGTGATCCTGCTTTCTTCATGGTCCAAGATCGGATGATCAGCACCCTGGCATGTGTGGTGGCAGTGAAGTCTTGGAACATTGACAGCGACAACTTGTGTGACAGGG GTGTGTTATTTATCAAAGAAAATATGAGCAGGTTGGTAGAAGAGGAACAGGACTGGATGCCATGCGGCTTTGAGATTAACTTCCCAGCACTCCTAGAGAAGGCCAAGGACCTGGACTTGGACATCCCTTATGATGACCCTGTTTTGGAAGAGATATATGCCAAGAGGAATCTGAAGCTCTCTAA GATACCTCTGGATGTGCTGCACGCCATACCAACGACCCTACTCTTCAGCGTGGAGGGAATGGTAGATTTACCATTGGACTGGGAAACGCTACTCCGATTGCGGTGTCCGgatggctccttccattcctcaCCTGCTGCCACAGCTGCTGCCCTCAGTCACACCGGTGACAAGGAATGCCATGCGTTCCTGGATAGGCTCATCCAAAAGTTCGAGGGGGGAG TGCCATGTAGCCACTCAATGGACACTTTTGAGCAATTATGGGTGGTCGATCGGCTGATGCGTCTGGGGATATCAAGGCACTTCACAAGTGAAATTCAGCAGTGCTTAGAGTTTATTTACAG GCGCTGGACTCAAAAGGGACTGGCTCACAACATGCACTGCCCAATCCCGGATATTGATGACACGGCCATGGGTTTCCGTCTCCTCCGTCAGCATGGCTACGACATCACTCCAT CTGTGTTTAAGCACTTTGAGAAGGATGGCAAGTTCGTCTGCTTCCCAATGGAGACCAACCACGCTTCTGTTACCCCAATGCACAACACTTACCGTGCATCTCAGTTCATGTTCCCTGGTGACGACGACGTCCTGGCTAGGGCCGGCCGCTATTGCCGTGAATTCCTTCAAGAGAGACAATCCTCCAACAAGCTGTACGACAAGTGGATCATCACCAAGGACCTGCCGGGCGAG GTCGGGTACACGCTAAACTTCCCATGGAAAGCAAGTTTGCCGCGAATTGAAACAAGGATGTATCTGGATCAGTATGGTGGCAACAATGATGTTTGGATTGCCAAGGTCCTTTACAG AATGAATCTTGTGAGCAACGACCTGTACCTTAAAATGGCTAAGGCTGATTTCAGAGAATATCAAAGACTCTCCCGAATTGAATGGAATGGCCTCAGAAA GTGGTATTTCAGGAACCATCTGCAGAGGTATGGTGCGACTCCAAAGAGTGCGCTGAAGGCTTACTTCTTAGCTTCAGCAAATATCTTCGAACCCGGCCGAGCAGCAGAACGTCTAGCATGGGCTCGCATGGCGGTGCTTGCTGAGGCGGTTACAACTCACTTCCGACACATTGG GGGTCCATGCTATTCAACAGAGAATCTTGAAGAGCTTATCGACCTTGTTTCGTTTGATGATGTTTCCGGCGGCCTTCGTGAAGCG TGGAAGCAGTGGCTTATGGCATGGACTGCAAAGGAGAGCCATGGATCCGTTGATGGAGATACAGCATTGTTGTTCGTCCGCACCATCGAGATCTGCTCAGGAAGGATTGTTTCAGCCGAGCAGAAACTGAACCTTTGGCATTATTCCCAGCTCGAGCAGCTCACCTCTTCCATCTGCCACAAGCTTGCCACAATAGGTCTTTCTCAG AATGAGGCAAGTATGGAGAACACAGAGGACTTACACCGGCAAGTGGATTTGGAGATGCAAGAACTATCTTGGCGTGTTCATCAGGGTTGCCATGGCATCAATAGAGAGACCAGACAGACATTTCTCAATGTGGTGAAAAGCTTCTATTACTCGGCTCATTGCTCACCTGAAACAGTTGATAGCCACATCGCAAAGGTCATATTTCAGGATGTTATTTAG